From a single Streptomyces sp. 1331.2 genomic region:
- a CDS encoding sensor histidine kinase: MHRLNAWLRRHPMVVDAAWAAMVLFLGLLPNQSFPDDDWQFNAGVLVALLLPALMVFRRRHPDVTVAAAVGLGVSQVLADIEPAGSSIAYLVFAYTGAAFGQKWTSRLALTAGLAAGPLVFWQLHPMKTVRESGDHYVSRGYGIGEAAALMLLMSTPFILCWAWGRLTRVRRAYLTELEDRAARLERERDAQAKVAVAAERARIARELHDVVAHNVSVMIVQADGAAYVLDNSPQQAKEALGTIASTGRQALVEMRRLLGVLRTSDTTVEEYVPQPGVEELPELLEQVRTAGLQVDYATSGHPRELPRGVELTVYRIVQEALTNVRKHGGPDVHARVAVDFGERELAVLVEDDGRGSTDEQLAAGGTDGLGHGLIGMRERVGMVSGRLDVGPRPGGGFRIRAVLPLKAAH; this comes from the coding sequence GTGCATCGACTCAACGCCTGGCTCCGCCGTCACCCCATGGTGGTCGACGCCGCCTGGGCGGCGATGGTGCTGTTCCTCGGCCTGCTGCCGAACCAGAGCTTCCCCGACGACGACTGGCAGTTCAACGCGGGCGTCCTGGTCGCGCTGCTGCTGCCCGCGCTGATGGTCTTCCGGCGCCGCCACCCCGACGTCACCGTGGCCGCCGCCGTCGGCCTGGGCGTCAGCCAGGTGCTCGCCGACATCGAACCGGCCGGCTCCTCGATCGCCTACCTGGTGTTCGCCTACACCGGCGCCGCCTTCGGCCAGAAGTGGACCTCCCGGCTGGCGCTGACCGCCGGGCTGGCCGCCGGGCCGCTGGTGTTCTGGCAGCTGCACCCGATGAAGACGGTCCGCGAGAGCGGCGACCACTACGTCTCCCGCGGGTACGGCATCGGCGAGGCGGCGGCGCTCATGCTGCTGATGAGCACGCCGTTCATCCTCTGCTGGGCCTGGGGCCGGCTGACCAGGGTGCGCCGCGCCTACCTGACCGAGCTGGAGGACCGCGCGGCCCGGCTGGAGCGCGAGCGGGACGCCCAGGCGAAGGTCGCGGTCGCCGCCGAGCGGGCCCGGATCGCCCGCGAACTGCACGACGTGGTCGCGCACAACGTCTCGGTGATGATCGTCCAGGCCGACGGCGCCGCGTACGTGCTCGACAACTCCCCGCAGCAGGCGAAGGAGGCGCTCGGCACGATCGCCTCCACCGGCCGCCAGGCGCTGGTCGAGATGCGCCGCCTGCTCGGTGTGCTGCGCACCTCCGACACCACCGTCGAGGAGTACGTGCCGCAGCCGGGCGTCGAGGAGCTGCCGGAGCTGCTGGAGCAGGTCCGCACGGCGGGGCTGCAGGTGGACTACGCGACCTCCGGGCACCCGCGCGAGCTGCCGCGCGGCGTCGAGCTGACCGTCTACCGGATCGTCCAGGAGGCGCTCACCAACGTCCGCAAGCACGGCGGCCCGGACGTGCACGCCCGGGTCGCGGTCGACTTCGGCGAGCGCGAGCTGGCCGTCCTGGTGGAGGACGACGGGCGGGGCAGCACCGACGAGCAGCTGGCCGCCGGCGGCACGGACGGCCTGGGCCACGGCCTGATCGGCATGCGCGAGCGGGTCGGCATGGTCAGCGGACGCCTGGACGTGGGCCCCCGCCCCGGCGGCGGCTTCCGGATCCGCGCCGTCCTGCCGCTCAAGGCCGCACACTGA
- a CDS encoding SAM-dependent methyltransferase, giving the protein MTWMRWAPAMEQALYDPDRGFYRRPEGPAGHFRTSVHASPGFARAVARLLLEVDESLGRPEELALVDVGAGRGELLTGVLAELPDRVLARLRPYGVEIADRPAALPSTVLWTDELPRGLTGLLFANEWLDNVPLDAGEVDEDGVLRYVEVDTATGRQRLGGPVSAADAAWAERWWPVAEPGEAVEFGGPRDAAWARAVAGLERGLAVAVDYGHTAGRRPPFGTYTGFRDGREVPPVPDGTCDVTAHVALDSAAVPGLHSLWTTQREALRALGVTGGRPPLTLASSDPAGYLRALSGAGEAAELTDPSGLGGFGWLVQSVRMPVPDSLERLPGWQTLGS; this is encoded by the coding sequence ATGACTTGGATGCGGTGGGCGCCCGCCATGGAACAGGCCCTGTACGACCCCGACCGGGGCTTCTACCGCCGCCCGGAGGGCCCCGCCGGCCACTTCCGCACCTCCGTGCACGCCTCCCCCGGGTTCGCCCGTGCGGTGGCCCGGCTGCTGCTGGAGGTTGACGAATCCCTCGGTCGCCCGGAGGAGCTGGCCCTGGTCGACGTCGGGGCCGGGCGGGGGGAACTGCTCACCGGCGTCCTCGCCGAGCTGCCCGACCGGGTGCTGGCGCGGCTGCGCCCGTACGGCGTGGAGATCGCCGACCGGCCGGCCGCACTGCCGTCCACAGTCCTGTGGACGGACGAACTGCCGCGCGGCCTGACCGGGCTGCTGTTCGCCAACGAATGGCTGGACAACGTGCCGCTGGACGCCGGCGAGGTCGACGAGGACGGGGTGCTGCGCTACGTCGAGGTGGACACCGCGACCGGCCGGCAGCGCCTCGGTGGACCGGTCTCGGCGGCCGACGCGGCCTGGGCCGAACGCTGGTGGCCGGTCGCGGAGCCCGGGGAAGCGGTCGAGTTCGGCGGCCCCCGGGACGCCGCCTGGGCCCGGGCCGTCGCCGGGCTGGAACGCGGCCTGGCCGTCGCCGTCGACTACGGGCACACCGCCGGCCGCCGGCCCCCCTTCGGCACGTACACCGGCTTCCGGGACGGCCGTGAAGTCCCCCCGGTGCCGGACGGCACCTGCGACGTCACCGCGCACGTCGCGCTGGACTCCGCCGCCGTCCCCGGTCTCCACAGCCTGTGGACGACCCAGCGGGAGGCGCTGCGCGCGCTCGGCGTGACCGGCGGGCGACCGCCGCTCACCCTCGCCTCCTCCGACCCGGCGGGCTACCTGCGGGCGCTGAGCGGCGCCGGCGAGGCCGCCGAACTGACCGACCCGAGCGGGCTGGGCGGCTTCGGCTGGCTCGTGCAGAGCGTCCGCATGCCGGTACCGGACAGCCTGGAACGGCTGCCGGGATGGCAGACTCTGGGGTCATGA
- a CDS encoding NADH-quinone oxidoreductase subunit D, protein MRETTVGIGAGAENFTGEAGTTDMVLNIGPQHPATHGVLRLRLLLDGERIITAEPVIGYMHRGAEKLFEARDYRQIIMLANRHDWLSAFSNELGVVLAVERMLGMEVPERAVWIRTLLAELNRVLNHLMFLGSYPLELGGITPVFHAFNGREDLQHVLEEASGGRMHYMFNRVGGLKEDLPAGWLGRVRTAVATVRGQLPVFEDLVLGNEIFRARTAGVGVLTRAQAEAYGVSGPIARASGLDLDLRRDEPYLAYGSDELRQVLTVVTREEGDCLARFECLLEQTANSLDLADACLDKLATLPPGPVNQRLPKVLKAPEGSTYAWTENPLGINGYYLVSRGDKTPWRLKLRSASYNNVQALTELLPGTLVADMVAILGSMFFVVGDIDK, encoded by the coding sequence ATGAGGGAGACCACGGTCGGCATCGGGGCAGGGGCCGAGAACTTCACCGGCGAGGCGGGCACCACCGACATGGTGCTCAACATCGGCCCGCAGCACCCGGCCACCCACGGTGTACTGCGGCTTCGCCTGCTGCTCGACGGCGAGCGCATCATCACCGCCGAGCCGGTGATCGGCTACATGCACCGGGGCGCGGAGAAGCTGTTCGAGGCCCGTGACTACCGGCAGATCATCATGCTGGCCAACCGGCACGACTGGCTCTCCGCCTTCTCCAACGAACTCGGCGTCGTCCTCGCCGTCGAGCGCATGCTCGGCATGGAGGTCCCCGAGCGGGCCGTGTGGATCCGCACCCTGCTCGCCGAACTCAACCGGGTGCTCAACCACCTGATGTTCCTCGGCTCGTACCCGCTCGAACTCGGCGGCATCACCCCGGTCTTCCACGCCTTCAACGGCCGCGAAGACCTCCAGCACGTCCTGGAGGAAGCCTCCGGCGGCCGGATGCACTACATGTTCAACCGGGTCGGCGGCCTCAAGGAGGACCTGCCGGCCGGCTGGCTCGGCCGGGTCCGCACCGCCGTCGCCACCGTCCGCGGGCAACTGCCCGTCTTCGAGGACCTCGTCCTCGGCAACGAGATCTTCCGCGCCCGCACCGCCGGCGTCGGCGTCCTCACCCGCGCCCAGGCCGAGGCGTACGGCGTCAGCGGCCCCATCGCCCGGGCCAGCGGCCTCGACCTCGACCTGCGCCGCGACGAGCCCTACCTCGCGTACGGCTCCGACGAACTGCGGCAGGTCCTCACCGTCGTCACCCGCGAGGAGGGCGACTGCCTCGCCCGCTTCGAATGCCTGCTGGAGCAGACGGCCAACTCGCTCGACCTCGCCGACGCCTGCCTCGACAAGCTCGCCACCCTGCCGCCCGGGCCCGTCAACCAGCGGCTGCCCAAGGTGCTCAAGGCACCCGAGGGCAGCACCTACGCCTGGACCGAGAACCCGCTCGGGATCAACGGGTACTACCTGGTCTCGCGCGGCGACAAGACGCCCTGGCGGCTCAAGCTGCGCTCGGCGTCCTACAACAACGTGCAGGCGCTGACCGAGCTGCTGCCGGGGACGCTGGTCGCGGACATGGTGGCGATCCTGGGGTCGATGTTCTTCGTGGTGGGGGACATCGACAAGTAG
- a CDS encoding toxin glutamine deamidase domain-containing protein, whose translation MSRKLPEELVPVLARTGHQWPQADEEGLRKAAGVWREFGTEADRLTRRCGESVHRVTADNSGHAVEAFGAYWQAFSGGGKGHLDDTHTAVGLVAGAFDTAARAVDTCKAEIVATLQQLAADLRQAEEQAAKAKEAAGKVADRVAAEDGGSGSGSGSGSGAGSGAGAGSGSGAGSGPSGVVGGLEKAVGGLAAEVKNAATAQVAEGVAAVAVEAAALKIGGLLAELGRSMKDALATALKEPAAVALLRLGTAPGTGITTASYRTGAFDPTAAGLPAALREPGVLGADGAGLVLLTGKDGKPLVGVPGLTVKLDEHGQPVLGQDGRPVILRADGSQVADASGLLVVPGPDGKPVVGVADLAVRLDEHGQPVLTGSDGRDLRGLPLAGLPAGDGPAGGRAAGAEGAPGKQDPTGPGGLTVASAVVADPGSVVGGVAGGADTVGAVPSGSSYATGGWQGQHRAAAGGDWTPPSRDDGASARSVAAPVRQGGGSAGWSDGDYPLQAPAAPAPAPAHGGGGGGGGTPVTLRTDSVTAPAPAAPSVSSGPAAGSWSNGSWSNGSSYGPGPDVLVVRPVGTPVYGGGYPAVGTVGTVGAVGPGPLAVGGVGGVVGGGAAHGAAPFGSGVGAGAPGGTVGGGTVGGGVVGGGSQPGVEPRPGTAVPRTPAAAAPQPVTGPPSAQAVPPAPAAPPIVGTTPVIGRPEPHPGDARRRDTAPTVADPTLAWGAVPVATAHAMALQLALRARRGGHPDDPGARLRSITDSRPYGLPGGLAPVDPQHQAELERRAPRDEDGLPARYPDPAVGGWTEAVNDGGHREPGRANNSLEIALSAVECYAGRPTCAAPRIPTEGDAGERGGRDRAERELGAPFRDLGDGGQAFDRLADDLRRAGHGAQAVLLTRDSFGRPHAWNAVNHQDTVTYLDHQLARRSPTPLHPATHGLWAIALTPEGHPLDLAPTA comes from the coding sequence GTGTCCCGGAAACTGCCCGAGGAACTGGTCCCGGTGCTGGCCAGGACCGGCCACCAGTGGCCGCAGGCCGACGAGGAGGGCCTGCGCAAGGCCGCCGGGGTCTGGCGCGAGTTCGGCACGGAGGCCGACCGCCTCACCCGCCGCTGCGGCGAATCCGTCCACCGCGTCACCGCCGACAACTCCGGGCACGCGGTCGAGGCCTTCGGTGCGTACTGGCAGGCCTTCAGCGGGGGCGGCAAGGGGCACCTGGACGACACGCACACCGCGGTCGGGCTGGTCGCCGGGGCCTTCGACACGGCCGCGCGGGCCGTGGACACCTGCAAGGCCGAGATCGTCGCGACGCTGCAGCAGCTTGCCGCCGACCTCCGGCAGGCCGAGGAGCAGGCCGCCAAGGCCAAGGAGGCGGCGGGCAAGGTCGCCGACCGGGTGGCGGCGGAGGACGGTGGCTCGGGTTCGGGTTCGGGTTCGGGCTCGGGAGCCGGGTCGGGAGCGGGTGCGGGTTCGGGCTCGGGAGCCGGTTCGGGGCCGAGTGGGGTGGTCGGTGGGCTGGAGAAGGCCGTCGGCGGCCTCGCGGCCGAGGTGAAGAACGCCGCCACCGCGCAGGTCGCCGAAGGCGTGGCGGCCGTCGCCGTCGAGGCCGCCGCGCTGAAGATCGGCGGGCTGCTCGCCGAACTCGGCCGCAGCATGAAGGACGCCCTCGCCACCGCGCTCAAGGAGCCGGCCGCCGTCGCCCTGCTCCGGCTCGGCACCGCGCCGGGGACGGGCATCACCACCGCCTCGTACCGCACCGGCGCCTTCGACCCGACCGCCGCCGGACTGCCCGCCGCCCTCCGCGAACCGGGTGTGCTCGGCGCGGACGGCGCCGGGCTGGTGCTGCTCACGGGGAAGGACGGCAAGCCGCTGGTCGGCGTGCCCGGGCTCACCGTCAAGCTCGACGAGCACGGGCAGCCCGTCCTCGGCCAGGACGGCCGGCCGGTCATCCTCCGTGCCGACGGCAGCCAGGTGGCCGACGCGTCCGGACTGCTGGTCGTGCCGGGGCCGGACGGCAAACCGGTCGTGGGGGTGGCCGACCTCGCCGTCCGGCTGGACGAGCACGGGCAGCCGGTGCTCACCGGCTCGGACGGCAGGGATCTCCGCGGACTGCCGCTCGCCGGGCTGCCGGCGGGTGACGGGCCGGCCGGCGGGCGAGCGGCCGGTGCCGAGGGCGCCCCGGGGAAGCAGGACCCGACGGGGCCCGGCGGGCTGACCGTGGCCTCGGCCGTCGTGGCGGACCCGGGTTCGGTCGTGGGCGGGGTTGCGGGTGGGGCGGACACCGTCGGCGCGGTGCCCTCGGGGTCCTCGTACGCGACCGGGGGCTGGCAGGGGCAACACCGGGCGGCGGCCGGTGGCGACTGGACACCGCCGTCGCGGGACGACGGGGCGTCCGCGCGGTCCGTCGCCGCGCCGGTTCGCCAGGGCGGTGGGTCGGCGGGCTGGTCGGACGGGGACTACCCGCTCCAGGCGCCTGCGGCCCCGGCCCCGGCCCCGGCGCACGGCGGGGGTGGCGGCGGGGGCGGTACGCCGGTGACCCTACGGACGGACTCGGTGACCGCGCCTGCACCCGCCGCGCCGTCCGTGTCATCCGGCCCTGCCGCCGGCTCCTGGTCCAACGGCTCCTGGTCCAACGGCTCCTCGTACGGGCCCGGGCCGGATGTGCTGGTGGTCCGGCCGGTTGGGACGCCGGTGTACGGGGGCGGGTACCCGGCGGTCGGCACGGTCGGCACCGTCGGCGCCGTCGGACCCGGCCCGCTCGCGGTCGGGGGCGTGGGGGGCGTCGTGGGCGGCGGGGCCGCGCACGGTGCGGCGCCGTTCGGCAGCGGTGTCGGGGCGGGCGCGCCCGGCGGCACCGTGGGCGGCGGCACCGTGGGCGGTGGTGTCGTCGGCGGTGGGTCGCAGCCCGGCGTCGAACCCAGGCCCGGGACGGCCGTACCCCGCACCCCGGCCGCTGCCGCGCCGCAGCCCGTCACCGGCCCGCCGTCCGCCCAGGCCGTACCGCCGGCACCGGCCGCACCGCCGATCGTCGGCACCACACCGGTGATCGGCCGACCCGAGCCGCACCCCGGGGACGCCCGACGCCGGGACACCGCCCCGACCGTCGCCGACCCCACCCTCGCCTGGGGCGCCGTCCCGGTCGCGACCGCGCACGCGATGGCCCTCCAACTCGCCCTGCGCGCCCGGCGCGGCGGCCACCCGGACGACCCGGGCGCCCGACTGCGCAGCATCACCGACAGCCGCCCGTACGGCCTGCCGGGTGGGCTCGCCCCGGTCGACCCGCAGCACCAGGCCGAACTCGAACGCCGCGCACCCCGCGACGAGGACGGTCTGCCCGCCCGGTACCCCGACCCGGCGGTCGGCGGCTGGACGGAGGCCGTCAACGACGGCGGCCACCGCGAACCGGGGCGGGCCAACAACAGCCTGGAGATCGCCCTGTCCGCCGTCGAGTGCTACGCCGGCCGCCCCACCTGCGCGGCCCCGCGCATCCCGACCGAGGGCGACGCCGGAGAACGCGGCGGCCGCGACCGAGCCGAACGCGAACTCGGCGCCCCCTTCCGCGACCTGGGCGACGGCGGCCAGGCCTTCGACCGCCTCGCCGACGACCTGCGCCGGGCCGGCCACGGCGCCCAGGCCGTCCTCCTCACCCGCGACAGCTTCGGCCGCCCCCACGCCTGGAACGCCGTCAACCACCAGGACACCGTCACCTACCTCGACCACCAACTCGCCCGCCGGAGCCCCACCCCCCTCCACCCCGCCACCCACGGCCTCTGGGCCATCGCCCTCACCCCCGAAGGCCACCCCCTCGACCTCGCCCCCACCGCCTGA
- a CDS encoding SUKH-4 family immunity protein: MPQGAGAALRRVVAHEFELGWVVWAEPPPVEVDPRTGERRAPEDVGAACAVVDRENGRFTVWPSAPVDEVVGLYRDFVGAGGYDPTVPAATGRGARAELTYRDGAGEQRSLALRSAAGLPHPALRGWWWLREQGVAAEDVLAVRTDLRMSALPGGYWAHALAAELPYARIDFGLPYGPRFDHRATAVRALPAPPDGPVRNRVPFPRPARSGPYEPDAVPDAVLAARLVERFGPAGVQRFDPVDVAQAELPGEAAALLLTVGVPTAVPGFFALHHPGPGAIADGSRPDTVLPPLAAHLAALGRGTRAAERERQALAGLLLLGTDGWALMALDTVEGTVRAVDPDYATARHCNADLRAFVRCLEVFAGWWPTLRGLGPVAAGEAVDTLQRALAEVDGTVFADPENWWAVIVEQLWDGLL; the protein is encoded by the coding sequence TTGCCGCAGGGGGCCGGTGCGGCGCTGCGGCGGGTGGTCGCGCACGAGTTCGAGCTCGGCTGGGTCGTGTGGGCGGAGCCCCCGCCCGTGGAGGTGGATCCGCGGACGGGGGAGCGGCGGGCGCCCGAGGACGTGGGTGCGGCCTGTGCCGTGGTGGACCGGGAGAACGGGCGGTTCACCGTGTGGCCCTCCGCGCCGGTGGACGAAGTGGTAGGCCTGTACCGGGACTTCGTCGGTGCCGGCGGCTACGACCCGACCGTTCCCGCGGCGACCGGTCGGGGCGCCAGGGCCGAGCTGACGTACCGGGACGGTGCGGGCGAGCAGCGGTCGCTGGCGCTGCGCTCGGCGGCGGGTCTGCCGCACCCGGCGTTGCGCGGCTGGTGGTGGCTGCGTGAGCAGGGCGTCGCGGCCGAGGACGTGCTGGCCGTCCGGACCGACCTGCGCATGAGCGCTCTGCCCGGCGGCTACTGGGCCCACGCCCTGGCGGCCGAACTGCCGTACGCCCGGATCGACTTCGGCCTTCCCTACGGTCCGCGCTTCGACCATCGCGCCACCGCCGTACGGGCCCTGCCCGCACCGCCCGACGGGCCGGTCCGCAACCGCGTGCCCTTCCCCCGCCCGGCGCGCAGCGGCCCGTACGAACCCGACGCGGTGCCCGACGCGGTGCTCGCCGCGCGGCTCGTGGAGCGGTTCGGCCCGGCGGGCGTGCAGCGCTTCGACCCGGTGGACGTCGCCCAGGCCGAACTGCCCGGGGAGGCCGCCGCGTTGCTGCTGACGGTGGGCGTGCCGACGGCCGTGCCCGGGTTCTTCGCACTGCACCACCCCGGCCCCGGGGCGATCGCGGACGGCAGCCGCCCCGACACCGTGCTGCCGCCGCTGGCCGCGCACCTGGCCGCACTCGGCCGCGGCACCCGGGCGGCCGAGCGCGAGCGCCAGGCGCTCGCCGGCCTGTTGCTGCTGGGGACGGACGGTTGGGCGCTGATGGCGCTCGACACCGTGGAGGGCACGGTCCGGGCGGTGGACCCGGACTACGCGACCGCCCGCCACTGCAACGCGGACCTGCGGGCCTTCGTCCGCTGCCTGGAGGTCTTCGCCGGCTGGTGGCCGACCCTGCGCGGGCTCGGCCCGGTGGCCGCGGGCGAGGCCGTGGACACCTTGCAGCGGGCTCTCGCGGAGGTGGACGGAACGGTCTTCGCCGACCCCGAGAACTGGTGGGCCGTCATCGTGGAGCAGCTGTGGGACGGCCTGCTGTGA
- a CDS encoding Ppx/GppA phosphatase family protein translates to MRLGVLDVGSNTVHFLVVDAHPGAAPLPAYSHKAELRLAELLDEDGAISGPGVERLVGHIASSLRVAEDKGVVDILPFATSAVREAANGEEVLRRVAAETGVELRVLSGQDEARLTFLAVRRWFGWSSGRLLNLDIGGGSLEIACGLDEQPDVACSLPLGAGRLTARWLPGDVADPDGLRELRRHIRAEMATVVGEISRLGPPQHAVATSKTFKQLARMTGAAPADAGPYADRRLTRSGLAAWLPRLSTMTVAERAQIPGVSEGRAKQLLAGALVADAAMDLFGLDELDVCPWALREGIILRRLDAMDSPADRRRPALTP, encoded by the coding sequence ATGCGACTCGGTGTGCTCGACGTAGGTTCCAACACGGTCCACTTCCTCGTGGTGGACGCCCATCCGGGCGCTGCCCCGCTGCCCGCGTACTCGCACAAGGCCGAACTGCGCCTGGCCGAGCTGCTGGACGAGGACGGCGCGATAAGCGGGCCCGGCGTCGAGCGACTGGTCGGCCACATCGCCTCCTCGCTGCGGGTCGCCGAGGACAAGGGCGTCGTCGACATCCTGCCGTTCGCCACCTCCGCCGTGCGCGAGGCCGCCAACGGCGAGGAGGTGCTGCGCCGGGTGGCCGCCGAGACGGGCGTCGAGCTGCGGGTGCTGTCCGGGCAGGACGAGGCGCGGCTCACCTTCCTCGCCGTCCGCCGCTGGTTCGGCTGGTCCTCGGGCCGGCTGCTCAACCTGGACATCGGCGGCGGCTCGCTGGAGATCGCCTGCGGCCTGGACGAGCAGCCGGACGTCGCCTGTTCGCTGCCGCTGGGCGCCGGGCGGCTGACCGCGCGCTGGCTGCCCGGGGACGTCGCCGACCCGGACGGGCTGCGCGAGCTGAGACGCCACATCCGGGCCGAGATGGCCACCGTGGTCGGCGAGATCTCGCGGCTCGGGCCGCCGCAGCACGCGGTCGCCACCTCCAAGACCTTCAAGCAGCTGGCCCGGATGACCGGCGCCGCCCCCGCCGACGCCGGCCCGTACGCCGACCGTCGGCTCACCCGCAGCGGGCTGGCCGCCTGGCTGCCACGGCTGTCCACGATGACCGTCGCCGAGCGCGCGCAGATCCCCGGCGTCTCCGAGGGCCGCGCCAAGCAGCTGCTGGCCGGCGCGCTGGTCGCCGACGCCGCGATGGACCTGTTCGGCCTGGACGAGTTGGACGTCTGCCCGTGGGCGCTGCGCGAGGGCATCATCCTGCGCCGCCTGGACGCCATGGACAGCCCCGCGGACCGGCGCCGACCGGCCCTCACCCCGTAG
- a CDS encoding sugar phosphate isomerase/epimerase family protein has translation MHIPDTKVVLSTASVYPASTAVAFELAAKLGYDGVEVMVWNDPVSQDVDALRRLSDAHRMPILAVHAPCLLITQRVWTTDPWTKLVRARAAAEKLGASAVVVHPPFRWQRQYARDFVAGINRMAGETDVRFAVENMYPWRYRDREVLAYSPGWDVTDEEYRHFTIDLSHVATSRIDTFAMVERMGDRLAHVHLADGSGSGKDEHLIPGRGKQPCAELLEHLARTGFDGHVVLEVNTRRSASPAEREADLAEALAFTRLHLATASRVR, from the coding sequence CTGCACATCCCCGACACCAAGGTGGTCCTGTCGACCGCCTCCGTGTACCCGGCGAGCACCGCGGTCGCCTTCGAGCTGGCCGCCAAGCTCGGCTACGACGGGGTGGAGGTGATGGTCTGGAACGACCCGGTCAGCCAGGACGTCGACGCCCTGCGCCGGCTCTCCGACGCCCACCGGATGCCGATCCTGGCCGTGCACGCGCCGTGTCTGCTGATCACCCAGCGGGTGTGGACCACCGACCCGTGGACCAAGCTGGTCCGGGCCCGGGCGGCGGCCGAGAAGCTCGGCGCGAGCGCCGTCGTCGTCCACCCGCCGTTCCGCTGGCAGCGCCAGTACGCCCGGGACTTCGTGGCGGGCATCAACCGGATGGCGGGCGAGACCGACGTCCGCTTCGCCGTCGAGAACATGTACCCGTGGCGCTACCGCGACCGCGAGGTGCTGGCGTACTCGCCCGGCTGGGACGTCACGGACGAGGAGTACCGGCACTTCACCATCGACCTGTCGCACGTCGCGACGTCCCGGATCGACACCTTCGCCATGGTCGAGCGGATGGGGGACCGGCTCGCCCACGTCCACCTGGCCGACGGCAGCGGCTCCGGCAAGGACGAGCACCTGATCCCGGGCCGCGGCAAGCAGCCCTGTGCCGAGCTGCTGGAACACCTCGCCCGCACCGGTTTCGACGGCCACGTGGTGCTGGAGGTCAACACCCGCCGGTCCGCGTCCCCCGCCGAACGCGAGGCCGATCTGGCCGAGGCCCTGGCCTTCACCCGCTTGCACCTCGCCACCGCCTCGCGCGTACGCTGA
- a CDS encoding class I SAM-dependent methyltransferase has product MTNDRLFSELGNFRELAQSFGAVAAEYDRARPSYPNELFDELERLWGRGLKGARVLDVGAGTGIATRLLAARGADVIAVEPYAGMAAQFLAASPSLPLVRGNGDDLPFHDGSADLIGYAQAFHWTRPEHSVPEAIRVLRPGGALATWWNVHDETVPWVRARVERLTAALPDRYHGYGRITEHTGHFAPAGLAVGRARLRWERRAGVEHVLTDLTSRSFMASLTPEERAPILAGERDALLAEFPDGVVVEPFTLDLTVAVKPG; this is encoded by the coding sequence GTGACGAACGACCGGCTTTTCAGCGAGCTCGGCAACTTCCGTGAACTGGCCCAGAGCTTCGGCGCGGTGGCCGCCGAGTACGACCGTGCCCGCCCGAGCTACCCGAACGAGCTGTTCGACGAGCTGGAGCGGCTGTGGGGCCGCGGTCTCAAGGGGGCCCGGGTCCTGGACGTCGGCGCCGGCACCGGCATCGCGACCCGGCTGCTGGCCGCCCGCGGCGCGGACGTGATCGCCGTCGAGCCGTACGCCGGGATGGCCGCCCAGTTCCTGGCCGCCTCCCCGTCGCTCCCGCTGGTCCGCGGCAACGGCGACGACCTGCCCTTCCACGACGGCTCCGCCGACCTGATCGGCTACGCCCAGGCCTTCCACTGGACCCGCCCCGAGCACTCCGTCCCGGAGGCGATCCGGGTGCTGCGGCCGGGCGGCGCGCTCGCCACCTGGTGGAACGTGCACGACGAGACCGTGCCCTGGGTCCGGGCCCGGGTCGAGCGGCTGACCGCGGCGCTGCCCGACCGCTACCACGGGTACGGCCGGATCACCGAGCACACCGGCCACTTCGCCCCGGCCGGGCTGGCGGTCGGGCGCGCCCGGCTGCGCTGGGAGCGGCGGGCCGGCGTCGAGCACGTGCTCACCGACCTCACCTCCCGCTCCTTCATGGCCTCGCTGACCCCCGAGGAGCGTGCCCCGATCCTGGCCGGCGAACGGGACGCCCTGCTCGCCGAGTTCCCGGACGGCGTCGTGGTCGAGCCCTTCACCCTGGACCTCACCGTGGCCGTCAAGCCCGGCTGA